A genomic window from Camelus ferus isolate YT-003-E chromosome 9, BCGSAC_Cfer_1.0, whole genome shotgun sequence includes:
- the FXYD7 gene encoding FXYD domain-containing ion transport regulator 7 isoform X7: MTLATILFLLGILIIVSKKVKCRKADSRSESPTCKSCWNRCTSPGLGNDPHKEPVCIPDPGTQASSRGPGVQPPRIPVYCSQPPPCLLSEDPFSCTLGVSVLSLINVHLIFPPVLSVCSHLWGQNGGGAKLHLVELSPPPSPSPPPVPQWPPPPSEPPPPCPSCLFPSRPPETPE, from the exons ATGACGCTGGCTACCATATTGTTCCTGCTGGGCATCCTCATCATCGTCA GCAAGAAGGTGAAGTGTAGGAAGGCGGACTCCAGGTCTGAGAG CCCAACATGCAAATCCT GCTGGAACCGCTGCACCTCCCCAGGCCTTGGCAATGACCCACACAAAGAGCCCGTCTGCATCCCAGATCCAGGGACTCAGGCCTCCAGCCGGGGTCCGGGAGTCCAGCCCCCCAGAATTCCGGTGTACTGCTCCCAGCCACCTCCCTGTCTCCTCTCAGAAGATCCGTTCTCTTGCACCCTTGGTGTCTCTGTCTTGAGCTTAATAAATGTGCATTTGATTTTTCCCCCTGTTCTGTCTGTGTGTTCTCATCTGTGGGGACaaaatgggggaggggcaaaaCTGCACCTGGTGGagctctctccccctccctctccttcccctcccccagtgccccagtggcctccccctccctcagagCCGCCccccccctgccccagctgcctcTTCCCTTCTCGTCCCCCTGAGACCCCAGAGTAG
- the FXYD7 gene encoding FXYD domain-containing ion transport regulator 7 isoform X3, whose amino-acid sequence MATPTEVPTKVPQEPDPFYYDYDTVQTVGMTLATILFLLGILIIVSKKVKCRKADSRSESPTCKSCLGNDPHKEPVCIPDPGTQASSRGPGVQPPRIPVYCSQPPPCLLSEDPFSCTLGVSVLSLINVHLIFPPVLSVCSHLWGQNGGGAKLHLVELSPPPSPSPPPVPQWPPPPSEPPPPCPSCLFPSRPPETPE is encoded by the exons ATGGCGACCCCGACTGAGGTCCCTACAAAGG TTCCTCAGGAACCTGACCCATTTTACTATG ACTATGACACGGTGCAGACTGTGGGCATGACGCTGGCTACCATATTGTTCCTGCTGGGCATCCTCATCATCGTCA GCAAGAAGGTGAAGTGTAGGAAGGCGGACTCCAGGTCTGAGAG CCCAACATGCAAATCCT GCCTTGGCAATGACCCACACAAAGAGCCCGTCTGCATCCCAGATCCAGGGACTCAGGCCTCCAGCCGGGGTCCGGGAGTCCAGCCCCCCAGAATTCCGGTGTACTGCTCCCAGCCACCTCCCTGTCTCCTCTCAGAAGATCCGTTCTCTTGCACCCTTGGTGTCTCTGTCTTGAGCTTAATAAATGTGCATTTGATTTTTCCCCCTGTTCTGTCTGTGTGTTCTCATCTGTGGGGACaaaatgggggaggggcaaaaCTGCACCTGGTGGagctctctccccctccctctccttcccctcccccagtgccccagtggcctccccctccctcagagCCGCCccccccctgccccagctgcctcTTCCCTTCTCGTCCCCCTGAGACCCCAGAGTAG
- the FXYD7 gene encoding FXYD domain-containing ion transport regulator 7 isoform X1: MATPTEVPTKVPQEPDPFYYDYDTVQTVGMTLATILFLLGILIIVSKKVKCRKADSRSESPTCKSCWNRCTSPGLGNDPHKEPVCIPDPGTQASSRGPGVQPPRIPVYCSQPPPCLLSEDPFSCTLGVSVLSLINVHLIFPPVLSVCSHLWGQNGGGAKLHLVELSPPPSPSPPPVPQWPPPPSEPPPPCPSCLFPSRPPETPE, translated from the exons ATGGCGACCCCGACTGAGGTCCCTACAAAGG TTCCTCAGGAACCTGACCCATTTTACTATG ACTATGACACGGTGCAGACTGTGGGCATGACGCTGGCTACCATATTGTTCCTGCTGGGCATCCTCATCATCGTCA GCAAGAAGGTGAAGTGTAGGAAGGCGGACTCCAGGTCTGAGAG CCCAACATGCAAATCCT GCTGGAACCGCTGCACCTCCCCAGGCCTTGGCAATGACCCACACAAAGAGCCCGTCTGCATCCCAGATCCAGGGACTCAGGCCTCCAGCCGGGGTCCGGGAGTCCAGCCCCCCAGAATTCCGGTGTACTGCTCCCAGCCACCTCCCTGTCTCCTCTCAGAAGATCCGTTCTCTTGCACCCTTGGTGTCTCTGTCTTGAGCTTAATAAATGTGCATTTGATTTTTCCCCCTGTTCTGTCTGTGTGTTCTCATCTGTGGGGACaaaatgggggaggggcaaaaCTGCACCTGGTGGagctctctccccctccctctccttcccctcccccagtgccccagtggcctccccctccctcagagCCGCCccccccctgccccagctgcctcTTCCCTTCTCGTCCCCCTGAGACCCCAGAGTAG
- the FXYD7 gene encoding FXYD domain-containing ion transport regulator 7 isoform X9, with protein sequence MATPTEVPTKVPQEPDPFYYDYDTVQTVGMTLATILFLLGILIIVSKKVKCRKADSRSESPTCKSCKSELPSSAPGGGGV encoded by the exons ATGGCGACCCCGACTGAGGTCCCTACAAAGG TTCCTCAGGAACCTGACCCATTTTACTATG ACTATGACACGGTGCAGACTGTGGGCATGACGCTGGCTACCATATTGTTCCTGCTGGGCATCCTCATCATCGTCA GCAAGAAGGTGAAGTGTAGGAAGGCGGACTCCAGGTCTGAGAG CCCAACATGCAAATCCTGTAAGTCGGAGCTTCCCTCCTCAG cccctggagGTGGCGGCGTGTAA
- the FXYD7 gene encoding FXYD domain-containing ion transport regulator 7 isoform X4, with amino-acid sequence MATPTEVPTKDYDTVQTVGMTLATILFLLGILIIVSKKVKCRKADSRSESPTCKSCWNRCTSPGLGNDPHKEPVCIPDPGTQASSRGPGVQPPRIPVYCSQPPPCLLSEDPFSCTLGVSVLSLINVHLIFPPVLSVCSHLWGQNGGGAKLHLVELSPPPSPSPPPVPQWPPPPSEPPPPCPSCLFPSRPPETPE; translated from the exons ATGGCGACCCCGACTGAGGTCCCTACAAAGG ACTATGACACGGTGCAGACTGTGGGCATGACGCTGGCTACCATATTGTTCCTGCTGGGCATCCTCATCATCGTCA GCAAGAAGGTGAAGTGTAGGAAGGCGGACTCCAGGTCTGAGAG CCCAACATGCAAATCCT GCTGGAACCGCTGCACCTCCCCAGGCCTTGGCAATGACCCACACAAAGAGCCCGTCTGCATCCCAGATCCAGGGACTCAGGCCTCCAGCCGGGGTCCGGGAGTCCAGCCCCCCAGAATTCCGGTGTACTGCTCCCAGCCACCTCCCTGTCTCCTCTCAGAAGATCCGTTCTCTTGCACCCTTGGTGTCTCTGTCTTGAGCTTAATAAATGTGCATTTGATTTTTCCCCCTGTTCTGTCTGTGTGTTCTCATCTGTGGGGACaaaatgggggaggggcaaaaCTGCACCTGGTGGagctctctccccctccctctccttcccctcccccagtgccccagtggcctccccctccctcagagCCGCCccccccctgccccagctgcctcTTCCCTTCTCGTCCCCCTGAGACCCCAGAGTAG
- the FXYD7 gene encoding FXYD domain-containing ion transport regulator 7 isoform X6, which produces MATPTEVPTKDYDTVQTVGMTLATILFLLGILIIVSKKVKCRKADSSPTCKSCWNRCTSPGLGNDPHKEPVCIPDPGTQASSRGPGVQPPRIPVYCSQPPPCLLSEDPFSCTLGVSVLSLINVHLIFPPVLSVCSHLWGQNGGGAKLHLVELSPPPSPSPPPVPQWPPPPSEPPPPCPSCLFPSRPPETPE; this is translated from the exons ATGGCGACCCCGACTGAGGTCCCTACAAAGG ACTATGACACGGTGCAGACTGTGGGCATGACGCTGGCTACCATATTGTTCCTGCTGGGCATCCTCATCATCGTCA GCAAGAAGGTGAAGTGTAGGAAGGCGGACTCCAG CCCAACATGCAAATCCT GCTGGAACCGCTGCACCTCCCCAGGCCTTGGCAATGACCCACACAAAGAGCCCGTCTGCATCCCAGATCCAGGGACTCAGGCCTCCAGCCGGGGTCCGGGAGTCCAGCCCCCCAGAATTCCGGTGTACTGCTCCCAGCCACCTCCCTGTCTCCTCTCAGAAGATCCGTTCTCTTGCACCCTTGGTGTCTCTGTCTTGAGCTTAATAAATGTGCATTTGATTTTTCCCCCTGTTCTGTCTGTGTGTTCTCATCTGTGGGGACaaaatgggggaggggcaaaaCTGCACCTGGTGGagctctctccccctccctctccttcccctcccccagtgccccagtggcctccccctccctcagagCCGCCccccccctgccccagctgcctcTTCCCTTCTCGTCCCCCTGAGACCCCAGAGTAG
- the FXYD7 gene encoding FXYD domain-containing ion transport regulator 7 isoform X8, producing MTLATILFLLGILIIVSKKVKCRKADSSPTCKSCWNRCTSPGLGNDPHKEPVCIPDPGTQASSRGPGVQPPRIPVYCSQPPPCLLSEDPFSCTLGVSVLSLINVHLIFPPVLSVCSHLWGQNGGGAKLHLVELSPPPSPSPPPVPQWPPPPSEPPPPCPSCLFPSRPPETPE from the exons ATGACGCTGGCTACCATATTGTTCCTGCTGGGCATCCTCATCATCGTCA GCAAGAAGGTGAAGTGTAGGAAGGCGGACTCCAG CCCAACATGCAAATCCT GCTGGAACCGCTGCACCTCCCCAGGCCTTGGCAATGACCCACACAAAGAGCCCGTCTGCATCCCAGATCCAGGGACTCAGGCCTCCAGCCGGGGTCCGGGAGTCCAGCCCCCCAGAATTCCGGTGTACTGCTCCCAGCCACCTCCCTGTCTCCTCTCAGAAGATCCGTTCTCTTGCACCCTTGGTGTCTCTGTCTTGAGCTTAATAAATGTGCATTTGATTTTTCCCCCTGTTCTGTCTGTGTGTTCTCATCTGTGGGGACaaaatgggggaggggcaaaaCTGCACCTGGTGGagctctctccccctccctctccttcccctcccccagtgccccagtggcctccccctccctcagagCCGCCccccccctgccccagctgcctcTTCCCTTCTCGTCCCCCTGAGACCCCAGAGTAG
- the FXYD7 gene encoding FXYD domain-containing ion transport regulator 7 isoform X5, whose product MATPTEVPTKVPQEPDPFYYDYDTVQTVGMTLATILFLLGILIIVSKKVKCRKADSSPTCKSCLGNDPHKEPVCIPDPGTQASSRGPGVQPPRIPVYCSQPPPCLLSEDPFSCTLGVSVLSLINVHLIFPPVLSVCSHLWGQNGGGAKLHLVELSPPPSPSPPPVPQWPPPPSEPPPPCPSCLFPSRPPETPE is encoded by the exons ATGGCGACCCCGACTGAGGTCCCTACAAAGG TTCCTCAGGAACCTGACCCATTTTACTATG ACTATGACACGGTGCAGACTGTGGGCATGACGCTGGCTACCATATTGTTCCTGCTGGGCATCCTCATCATCGTCA GCAAGAAGGTGAAGTGTAGGAAGGCGGACTCCAG CCCAACATGCAAATCCT GCCTTGGCAATGACCCACACAAAGAGCCCGTCTGCATCCCAGATCCAGGGACTCAGGCCTCCAGCCGGGGTCCGGGAGTCCAGCCCCCCAGAATTCCGGTGTACTGCTCCCAGCCACCTCCCTGTCTCCTCTCAGAAGATCCGTTCTCTTGCACCCTTGGTGTCTCTGTCTTGAGCTTAATAAATGTGCATTTGATTTTTCCCCCTGTTCTGTCTGTGTGTTCTCATCTGTGGGGACaaaatgggggaggggcaaaaCTGCACCTGGTGGagctctctccccctccctctccttcccctcccccagtgccccagtggcctccccctccctcagagCCGCCccccccctgccccagctgcctcTTCCCTTCTCGTCCCCCTGAGACCCCAGAGTAG
- the FXYD7 gene encoding FXYD domain-containing ion transport regulator 7 isoform X10, translated as MATPTEVPTKVPQEPDPFYYDYDTVQTVGMTLATILFLLGILIIVSKKVKCRKADSSPTCKSCKSELPSSAPGGGGV; from the exons ATGGCGACCCCGACTGAGGTCCCTACAAAGG TTCCTCAGGAACCTGACCCATTTTACTATG ACTATGACACGGTGCAGACTGTGGGCATGACGCTGGCTACCATATTGTTCCTGCTGGGCATCCTCATCATCGTCA GCAAGAAGGTGAAGTGTAGGAAGGCGGACTCCAG CCCAACATGCAAATCCTGTAAGTCGGAGCTTCCCTCCTCAG cccctggagGTGGCGGCGTGTAA
- the FXYD1 gene encoding phospholemman isoform X2 has translation MASLSHILVLCVGLLGMVKADSPQEHDPFTYDYQSLRIGGLIIAGILFILGILIVLSRRCRCKFNQQQRTGEPDEEEGTFRSSIRRLSTRRR, from the exons ATGGCCTCTCTCAGCCACATCTTGGTTCTCTGTGTGGGTCTCCTCGGCATGGTCAAAGCAG acTCTCCACAGGAACACGACCCATTCACCTATG ACTACCAGTCCCTGCGGATCGGAGGCCTCATCATCGCCGGGATTCTCTTCATCCTGGGCATTCTCATCGTCCTGA GCAGAAGATGCCGGTGCAAATTCAACCAGCAGCAGAG GACTGGGGAACCTGATGAAGAGGAGGGAACTTTCCGCAGCTCCATCCGCC GTCTGTCCACTCGCAGGCGGTAG
- the FXYD7 gene encoding FXYD domain-containing ion transport regulator 7 isoform X2 has protein sequence MATPTEVPTKVPQEPDPFYYDYDTVQTVGMTLATILFLLGILIIVSKKVKCRKADSSPTCKSCWNRCTSPGLGNDPHKEPVCIPDPGTQASSRGPGVQPPRIPVYCSQPPPCLLSEDPFSCTLGVSVLSLINVHLIFPPVLSVCSHLWGQNGGGAKLHLVELSPPPSPSPPPVPQWPPPPSEPPPPCPSCLFPSRPPETPE, from the exons ATGGCGACCCCGACTGAGGTCCCTACAAAGG TTCCTCAGGAACCTGACCCATTTTACTATG ACTATGACACGGTGCAGACTGTGGGCATGACGCTGGCTACCATATTGTTCCTGCTGGGCATCCTCATCATCGTCA GCAAGAAGGTGAAGTGTAGGAAGGCGGACTCCAG CCCAACATGCAAATCCT GCTGGAACCGCTGCACCTCCCCAGGCCTTGGCAATGACCCACACAAAGAGCCCGTCTGCATCCCAGATCCAGGGACTCAGGCCTCCAGCCGGGGTCCGGGAGTCCAGCCCCCCAGAATTCCGGTGTACTGCTCCCAGCCACCTCCCTGTCTCCTCTCAGAAGATCCGTTCTCTTGCACCCTTGGTGTCTCTGTCTTGAGCTTAATAAATGTGCATTTGATTTTTCCCCCTGTTCTGTCTGTGTGTTCTCATCTGTGGGGACaaaatgggggaggggcaaaaCTGCACCTGGTGGagctctctccccctccctctccttcccctcccccagtgccccagtggcctccccctccctcagagCCGCCccccccctgccccagctgcctcTTCCCTTCTCGTCCCCCTGAGACCCCAGAGTAG